AAGTGCATCAGTTTCCTGGGCTTACGGCCAGCACTTTTCCCCCAGGTGCGTTTTACAAGCCCAGAGTTTCCAGAAAACTTTTACCATGGACATAAAGAGAATCATTTTCACTTCAAGGGAGCAAACTGCAATTCTAAATTGATTTTGGTTATGATGACTCAGGTTTTAGCAGACACAGTCAGACTGTTCAGTACCAActtcttgatttttctgtaatcatAAATTCTTTTGAAATCTGTGCCTTCTCTACCAATCCATGACACGTTTCAGGGAGCAGAGGAGTGAAGGGAAATACACCAAATCACCTATAGTACTACAGCTGTATTCTGTATTTAGTACTATGGATTGATATATGCTAACAGGGTCATAGTCTACTTGTATATTATCAGGCTGACTTCACAACAACAGATACAAATAATACTTCCACTCACTATTTTAAGTtataaactattaaaaaaaaaatacagagcaaataGTAATTGGgacaaaatcagaaaacataAGTTTATTTAAAGTTAGTTTAGCAGGAAGTTAAAAGAATTTGACAGCTCACTCTTAGCTGCAAATATTGCATCGTTTTATAGTAGTACTGTAAAGCCagggaagaaatggaaagaaccCACATACAATAAAGACAGCAGTTAGTTTTTTGTCATTTGGATCCAGACATCagcatagggttttttttttgccaggacTTTCAGATACACAAATCAGTTGCATGTATTCCAGATTACCCGTAGTGTTCCATCTTAGTTAAATAAAAAGCTacaatgattttaaaagtgaaattagAGATTGAGTTTACTAACAGAGGTGCTTGGCTTCCTAAGGAGTTCACACACACAGTGCAGTTCTATTACCTGAAAGTTTAGTATTCAGATGAAATACATATGTGGGAATTTGTAAGAATTTGTTTAGTAATGTAAAATATGCATCATTCTCCAGCTATTCAGCACATATGTTGTTTGCATTTGCTACAGTGCTTGCTTTTGTTTAGAAGTTTAAATCTTCAAGACCAAACACATTGACCAACATCTGCAATTTAACTTACTTCTGGTTCCTGCATTTTCTAGTAATATGTGCTAGATTATACAACACTCTGGGGTCATTAACAGCAGATAGCATCCTATAATCTAGCATATGGCTTTGTAGCCCACATGTGTACATGGCAAGGCAATACTGGAGGCATTAGGAGAACCTATGGTATGCATTTTTGCCCCCTTAGAGTTAGAAACGTCTGCATAGGGAGTTAAGAGAGGGGAATGCAGTAACATCTCATCATACCACATTGAATTAACACAAAAACATCATTAAGCCTTCTTTCACTAAATTCAGTAGATTTTAATCAGAATATTTATGGGCACAGTAGTATGATTAAATTGTAAGTTTGCAGGCAAAGCAAACCTTACTGTGCAGAGAAACACACATTGTTTCTCATCCTGATTTGTTATTTGTACAGTAGGCAAGCACACAAACACCTGAGAGATTTTGAAGTATATCAGAAAGGAATAGGAGACTGACCTTGCTATTGCATTCAGCCAGAATACATTTGAACTCAATTTTCCACATGTAAAGTGTTTGTTCATAGAGCTGCACCCCTCCATCCTGTTCCCCTcagtgggtgttttttttaccAGAATTGGAAGTTCTTTCATCCCCGTATCTGTACCCAGCCTTTGTTGCTGAAGTTTCACCATATGTTtcatctgtgctgctgtagCCACAGACTTAGCTTGTAGTTAGCCCAGTGTATTTTATTCACACAATAAAAGAAAGGtgtggaagaggagaaataagGCATTTCTGCTAGGGGTCACTAAGACAAATCTGGATACCTGCTCTGTAAAGAAGGGACCGACTCATAGGATCCAATCAAAGTCtagctattaatttttaaatattttttaatgggaggaaataaaaagcatttgggAATAACTTTCTCTCCCAGTAGATACTCATTCTTTTAGCAGAAGTATTAGAGAGCAGAGACCTGCAGCTTGAAACAGCCCACCCCAATCTAGCCACAGACCATCACATCCCACAGGAGTCAGATGCCATCAGGAAAGGTGGCTGTAAGCACGTGCTAAAGGACCACATTTACAAGATGTACTTGCTCACATACTTTGTATATCAATGTAGTAAGGCATTGGAGAGTTCCAGAGCAGCTCAGATCTGATGTGGAGCTAGACAAGTTCCTGCTTTTCTGCAAGGTGTTAGTGGGGGCTTGGACCCTCAGAGCTGTGTTCTGATCACAGGGTCTTCATCAGTCTTCAGGTATTTTCCATTTACAGACTCCTTGAGTGCCCAGTCATGGAGGAGGCTGTAGTCATAGTGCTCCTCATCCACTTGTTTTAGAAAGGCCAGTCCAGAAATGGCTTGCCACTCTCTGAGAGATGGAATACGGatttcctttacattttcaCTCCCTGGGACAAAGCCAAAGAACTTCCTTACGTGCTGCATGGCATAGAACCTGGAGTGCTGGTCTGCCGCTTCATCAAAGAGCTCCTGCTCATTATGGACATAGCTCCTCCAGTATCTGAAATGTAGAAAGCTGAGTGGGGAGAAACAGCTTACCAGGCAGTAAGACAAGAAGACAGTGATGACTACCACAGCAATCAGAAGCCAGCCAGCCAccttacaaagaaaaagaacagaaaaacaaacagttacagctgaaaaatactCACAGTGGTAACTTCTGAGCATCAGAAAATCTGTAAGATGGTCTTTACATGCTTTTCCCAAATAAGAAGGTTAACAAGGTATAAGCCTGGTAAGGGTCTGGTGCCATCAAACCCAATCCCTGTCTACCAGAGGCAGCTATGTAGTAAAGTCGCTTCTTTCTGTCAAGTTTAAGGAAATTCTGTTCTATAATTTGTCAAGGATTTTGCCTCCACGGCTATTGTTGTGAGAAGAGAAGCCATCTAAGTCCTAGCCTGTATTAGCTTATAGCCtgtttaaaatcaattttctcTGCAGTGACAACTTAATGTTCCCTCTATTATTTACCCAGTGTGTAAGCTTTTAGAATTGAGTCTGATCTAAAAAGAAGGTTTTAATTTGCTTCACATGGAGCTCTCAAAGCCTGGGCCCCTTAGTCGCACGTTTCTAATGCTTGAATGAAGAAACTTCATACCCTTCCTGGTTCTTGAACTTCCATTTGTCTTATTTCATAGTACTTTTCAAGATACTACAGCAAGGAAGAATGTATCTTCCAGTAGCAGGTAACAAACAGGACAATTTATATACCTAAAGTTCAGTTCCACTTAGAGGAAGAAAGCAGGCTTCAAAACACAGAGATGTGGCACTGAAGGCAGAAGATACAGATACTGTTTTATCCTAACACTTTGCCTGCTGAATTAACTCTAGTTCTCATCATTAGATCTGCAGGCAACAGAAGCAACATGAGTTACTCACTTGTGACTGGTATCGGAGTAGGAGAATCACTTCATCTCTTGCCCGGCTCAGCTCTGGAGGAACTAGCTGACTGCATGGAAATTCAGCCAATATTCTTCTGCGTTCACTAGCAGTAACATTAGGATTAGCTTCATAATAATGCTCAGAGACATACTCACTGATGGCACAGACGTAATATGAGCCATTTATCAGGGTAACTGCTAGCCATGTTACTGGAGCAACCAGTGCTCTCCCAGTGATGCTGCACAAGACAAAGCAGATCAGTTTGCATTGCAGTAACCGGTTTGGTGTAATCTCTTCCTGAAGAGGAGACCTTTTGCCTGTAACCAACCTCCAAGTCTGGTTATTCAGGGCATAGCCAACAACCAGAAGGATCAGCGCAGGAGCTCCTAGGAAAGCCAGCCCATAGATAAGGTTCTGCCCAACATGACAGGGACAGCTGAAcgtaaaaaaagagaagagttgCTGCCCACCAATTGTCAATATTGCAATTATAGCATTAGCAATAACAACCTCTTTGCCTTTTAGAAAAGTTAACCACTTTGGAAGGAAAGTCATTTTAGATCTTACTCTTTGACAGATGCTTTTGCTTTATATCAATACTAGCTTTTAGCTATGTTTAGCTGATGTTAATGGCAGACTAGAACAGAACATACTCCAACagcttaaaaaccaaaacaaccccccaaacacaacaccaaaaaaaaccctgctagTCTTTCTCCTCCCACTAATTTTTGATTCTACTCCATAACAGCTAGAAGCTTAGTTTGCTAGCTTTAAATAGACTTACAAACATCTAATCATGCATTTTAATTGATTCAATAATTTGTCTCAGCGGTTCTGGAACATTTAGCTTGTAGGCGATTGTGAGCACTACCAGCCCCTCGCTAATTGTCTGAATTGTCCCTACCTTTTGGATGACATACAATGCTATCAAATCGATGACTACCCTGTCAGGCTTAATTGGCAAGCTGTTTGCTAATCAATGGTAATTAGCAGAGGCATGGAGTgggagtaagaaaaaaaaaaagaaaaaaggagatcTTTCTGCtattcttcataaaaaaaacaaccaaacaaagcCTTGTCAAGTGGACTGATtgtaaaaaatgaagtatttaaaatgcttcaacattgaaataaaaccagaaataagtTGCACAATGTTTGGAATCCCagttctgtttgtatttaacGTCAGAGGCAATTTGCTCTCCTAACACTGGAGTCTGAGATGTAGTTAGCTGCTGGACCATGAGGATTTTAGTGTTTCACCTGTAGGTGGCAAGAAGCTAGCATGTCTCTTTTCCCGACAGTGTTGAATGTTTCCTTCAGAAAGTTCTTTTGGTAATGTGTAATCTGCTGTTCAATTCACACAGTGTCAAGCCAGCTTCAGACATGCTCATGATAATAGCTGGCATTTACATACCTTGCTTGTGACTACAAGTTTTAAGATTTTCTGTACGTATCATCACCAGTCCCATTCTGTGGACAGAGATAGATAAAAAATTTCAGTTAAACATTTCCAGAGCTGTTTCTGGTTTCTGAATATTGGGATGTATGATCTGGGCTCTCAGCACCTCTCACAAATCGAGCCTTAAACAGAGGTTAATTTAAAGCGTATCACTCATGATTTTCTCTAGGTCGCACTTCGTGCATGGTCATGCTATCCAGTAGTTCTGTACATTGCATACCCTAGGCTGATCTGAATACGCAAATACTTGTGTTTAAGTTCTGAGAAGTCTGACTGCCTgtaatataaacatttttaccacgaacagaaaaaaagtaagccAGAAAGTCTATGAGGAAAATTGTCTTCCTATTACAGATAGCTGTCTCCAGCATGTGTGGACTTAGTCACGTGATATAATACTGTCTGACTGCACagcctcttctctccccttGCAGAGAGGGTTGCTAAATTATAACTTTAAGCTTAAAAAGTAGTTTTAGCACCCTTGGTATCTGCTTGGATGGCAGAGACACTCTTATAGCTGTTATACACATGGATGGCATGTTTAGACACATCTTGCCTGTTTACTAGGCAAGACCTTGTTCCTCCAGTGCGCTGTTAGCGTGGACGCCTGCTTGTCTCATCCCCAGTCACAATCTGTGAATGAGGTCCTTGCTGGTAACTGGCTCTCAAAACTGTGTGACACCATTTCACAAAATTTAAAGTAGTAGAGAAATACGCTGAAACATCCAGCAGCACTTTgccacagcttttctgaaacCTGTTGTGAAGTTCTTGGTTGTTTGGGCAGAGTAGTAAATCCCAGTGCTGTCTGAACACTGCCAATCTGAAgctccattttctttcagtatcaCAGGATtttcaataacttttttttgtactactggcattatattttgaaaaaatttaCCTCCTTTAAATTCAGTGGAATAAAACCATCAGGCtattacagaattattttgaagATGTGTTTTATAAGAGACTTCCATTATGCctcacttaattttaaaatctctgatTACTGCTGAGCTTTCTTTGGGAACCCTTGTCTTATTTTGTTTATAAGGGAGGAAGGCTTTCCCAAGCATCACTTGTTTGCTCAAGAAACACATTAGATGTGAAACTGAAGAAATGTACAACACTGAAATATTCATAGCCTAAGGCTGTTGAATGAGGCAATTTGTACAATCAATACAgcaactttttttctgctgcattgtCACTTCCGTGGCATTCGCTTTCATGCTGTGCTGTAAATAATCCTGCTGCGTCATCCTATTATGGAACAAATTACAGGGTTGGATCCAATTAAGAGCTTGGGCGGCACATCAAACCTTTATGTACTCGCCTCTGCAGAGGAACCGGGAGACATTTAGGCTCTTTATCTGATGCCCAGGAAGAGTTAGAACTGAATGCAATCCAAAATAGCACTACCTGAGGTGACAGCCAGCTTGCCTCTGAGGCAGAGATGCTTATAGCTGACGTCTGAGGCAAATACCTTAGCCATTTGCTTGTCATTTTGCAGGGCTCTGTCAGCTTGAATTCACTGCCAGGAACCTCACTTATGagaataagtttttttttttttgaagaactgagaatatcattttattttaaaacatggttGTTGGAAGACATATTACACCTTCCTATCCTCCCATACATGAGCAAACAGTTTTTATTCTCgtttgctttttattgaaataaagcAGCCATGGCAGAAGGGAGAGATTGGTTTCAGTTCCCTTCTCCACCTGATCTAGTCAAAACTCACTCACTCATCTCTTTCTTCCAAGAGCTCAGTTATTGTTAGTGATGTGGTGTTACTgtggtgggaaggagctgaattctccagctttcctgccaTAGTTCTACCAGTTGCACTTAGTTCCCCCACAGAGAGGATTTAGATATTTATTGGATCAGGAAAAGGTTAAGATTTTGTTGTCTAATGGCCAGGAAAAGgtagagagaaagagggaagtgttcttctgttttccatctgaAGGTTGCTTCCTGTAAAGTTTGGAGGAGGAGACTGAACACTGGTCTCTCTGGTCCTGCACAAGTGTTTTCATTAGTGAGTTAGCAGTCAAAAGGCTGATGTTCTGTGCCTCCTCTAGCTGCAGTTTGAGTTATATTTTTCATGGATGTCAAGCCTGCCTGTGAATGTTAGAAAGCATGCTATGAAAGTACCTGCATAACAGATTTCCTGTGGGAGCGTAGGGGAGCACTGACCATGTCCTGCCTTCTGCGTGGTCGCAGGTTGGCTTCAGGCTGCCATGTCGTTTTCATGGTCTCTTTGGCCTGGTTAAGGGAGAAGTTCCTCTCCCCTTAACCAGGACAAgcactgatgagaaaatcatcaATAAGCTTCATGTTAAGGGAAGAATAGAAACctgttaatgattttttttaacttacttcTTTTGCTTCAGAATTCAGCTGTGCTTTATAGGCAAATTTCTATGAGATTTTAGGTACCTGCAGTGAGTTTCAGCAGAAAGTAGGCACCCAAATCCAAAAACACCCTCTTGAAAACAGTTTCTGAGATGTCTAGCCTAACCAAGGAGGTTTCAGCAGGTCACGCTGAAAACGCTTCCCAGGCAGGGCAGTACAGGCAAGGTGGCAGCAACAGCGGCACTTCTTTATTCTGAAACACGGCCAAAGCAGCAGCTACACTGGGCTTTGAGTAAAAGCACTCATTTGTGATGTGGGACCCTTGTGTTctagtacttttttttcatgcagcttCAAAACCCCATCACCTGCCTTCTTGTGATTTGAAAGAATTCAATTTTCtgtgaatgaaatatttaacacaAGATCTATTGAGCTGAAGACGGAGAGCAAACAAAAGCCTGATCCTGTATTGTACTAATTTAGACACACACCTTTTGTGGCAAGTGTGTTCTTGTTTTGGCTCAAAGAAcgttttaaagtatttttttaggCATTTGACACCGAATTCATTATTGGCCTTTATATTGCACTCTGCTCTGgaatattcatatttgggaGAATCCTTAGATACTGGACTACTAAAGAGATCATGTACTTAGCTCTACAGCTTTCAGCTTTCCCATAGGACCCAGTCCACTATAAGAGACAGGGTGCTGGTGCACACTTTTATGCATGCTTTTGAACTTCAGGAGGTATTTTGtggcgttttttttttttcattttaatgggAATGAAGAGAACTGGTGTAGTCTAATGCTCAAGCAGTGTGCCAGACCAACTTTCTTGGGGCTGAAGGCTAAAATTTTCTCCTGACAAACATGACAGAAAGGGAGGCGGAGGGCGATGCTAACTTCCTCACTATTCAAATTGCCTTGGATTGTTTCTGAGAAGTCTATGTTAAGGTTTAAAACAGGTGACAGATATGTGCTAACCTCTACTCTTTTCACAGGGCTGCAAGTCAGACGACAGTTAAAATTAAGaatgtggttttgttctgttcctGAAGATGTGGATGCAGTCCATCATTGACTTGTTTCCATCACTGGAGTCATTGAATCCCCAGTTCATTTGGACATAccatttcagcttcattttctcAACCAATCATGTGCAAACCTTTCAAAATGTAGTACATTCTACCTAATACATTATATTATGTGTGTGAATTTACATGTATACACGTGTGCACGTATGTATTTTCCAAACAATGCTGATGTGTTCTTACCATGCATTGCACTGTCTGGTCCACAGTGTTCCTTCGTTATTGTAGTATTAATAATGTAGGCTGAAGTAATTCATCCTTATATTCAGAACTGGATAAATAAAATGGTGCTTGTTTGTGGGTAGCCTTAAGTGCTTTGTGATGATTTCACTGCAGTTAAGTTACGCTAATGATAATCTTTtagagctgtttttttaaattgcaatgcAGTACACTTTCTTATGGAGTATGGGATGTGTCTTGCAATGAGAGACATATTTGGTGCTTGTCGCCAGTTGGAGACAATCTGAGAAACAAACCCATCCCAGACTCAATTTAGAAACGCAAGTAGCTATCTAGAAAATTGTAATGCCTGgcttttataatttatttaaatttcaataTGGGAAGTGCCTACAGTAGTTTCACTTATAAAATGGAAGCTGATTTTACAGGGCCAGAGAAGTGcctagaaaaaaatggaagagacTACTTATATTGTGAAGTTGTCAAGACCAGCTCtttctgtgtgaaatgaaaGCTGTTAGGATGactgttttctgcagaaaaagctgaaaatcctTTTATCTGTCCtattttttgttgctgaatTATGTCATAactttactattttttaaagtgaacgAATCCTTCTTGTCCCAAATGAATCacatcttttgctttctgtgtatCTGGAGTAGTAAATACCTGTAATTTTACTCTAGCACTGAATCTATTAGTtaattgaaatttaataacagcCTGGCATTCAGATGAGGCCATGTATTTTTACTTGCAGTCCTGAGAGGACTCAGTGGGAATATATGTGGAGATAAGTCCTATAAAGAAAGACAGCTACCTGATTAATTTCTAAATTCACTAGTGACCATAGTCTAAAGTTATTGCAAATCTAAACTAACAGAACAGGCCAAACCTTCCTGGATGTTCATAGCAGGGATGTTTACAAATAGTAGGTTAAGAATGATACAAGATCCCCTAGAAAATCTTTAATGAAAGTGCCATTTGCACAAGCTGGCAGCTGTAGCAAGGACACAGTTTATTCCTCTGTGACTCTGGGTGCTCTAGATCTGTCCTGACAGCTTTGCAGAAACATGGTGGTAGTAACACCTTGTAACCCATACTGCTCCTGCCTCCGCAGACATTAACTCATCACACAAAAGCAGTCACCGCTGACAGAAGACTATAGCTCCTTTAAGTTGAAAATGATCAATTTTTAATTACCTTGTGCAGCAGTATCTTGCAATtgtgtttttattcttcagaGAGGGAGCTTTTCTTGACTCTCCAAACACCAAAACCTGACACAAACAGAATGAATTTGCTGTCCCTAAATATGTAAGACCTGTGAATCTCTTGGGGCTGCCCGGTTTGAATTCCCATGGCTGtttgctgtgtattttattaCAAACCGTTCTTATGGATGGAGTGGTTATTTATGTTGTGTACAGGGGGAGATCTGTTGCCGGTCAAATTCCTCCCAAAGGGCTCGGTACACGTAGAGAATAGGAGGAGCATCAGCAGCATTACAGATTGCAGCAAACACATCTCATGCAaaaggcagaagagcagaaaggagaaaactttAGAGGAGTGAAAGAGGAAGTACAGTGATTGAGAGAAAACCATGCTGCTTGAGGAAGACAAGACATAAACTGACAATCAAGTACGTCAGGCGTTACACAAGCAACATGTCTCGGCTACcaggaagaaagcaggagaacCACAAAATAGTAAGTCATTTTTGTAATGTGCAATTAAAATTGTGCATGGAGTAAGAATAAGCTACTACTGTATTGATGTGTTTTATACAGTCATATTTCCGAATAGCCTGAAAGTACTGAAAGGATGGGGATGAGTGTGCCAGTATGAGAGCAGAGGCACTGGCAGCATTTACAGCTACAGTGGGATCCCCTTGTGAGCTGCCAACAAGCTGCCAGCTGTTAAGCAGTGACATAAAAAAGCCTGCCCATTGGATTGGAGTTTGAGCAGTATCACTGAGATTTGCTCTAGGAGCCTTCATATCTCTCCAGCTACCTTGACTGTGACATGACATGATTTTCAGACAGTCCTGCCCTCAGTATGAATCCTTGAGGCCAAAACTCTGCTCTTGCTTTGGTGAAAAGAAGCTGCACCGGTCACATCTGTAACCCAGGAACAGTGACAGGAAGAGATGGTTCATCTGGGGCTGCAGTGTACCTGGTACCTATTGTGTGCCTCCTGCGTAGCAGACCACGTCTTCTTTTGTGGGTTGTGTTGCATGATCAGGGGTCCTTCTTCATCCTCCTAATGCTGCATTTTTTCTATGCACAGGGAGTGCTCCATCACAGGATCTCAACATCTGGCTTTAAGGCCAAAATCTGATTCTTGGGAAACAATGATAAAACTGTAACTGTTTTTTTTGAATGTTGGCTTCGACCATTGATCACATATAGCACAGAATTCCATCAAATAGAAGTTAAATAGACCAAAACTCCCTTATTTTTCTGAGCTTCATGTTAATATTCTCCTAAAGTTCCAGCAGTTGTTTTAAATATACTGCATGCAAGATTTTCCCAAGGGGCCTTCTTAAACTGCATGGTCacaaaaagcagtattttgtgCCATTAAAGATACCAGTTATTCTCCTTCTTGTTCTCTGGCAGTGGTGTGTCtaaataatgaataattcaGATAGCAATTTTCCTCAGAATCTCTATCTGTGGTTGAAAATTTCTAACTGTTTAGGAATATTTTATCAGAAGTCCAAACAACCAAAGTGCCATAATGCAGAAATAAGGCCACAGTGgtttaaaaaacccaataatAGTATTGTGTCTTGAAGAGAATATGTTTGCATCTGAAAGTATAATTATGACACACTATCtatgtatgcatatgtataaCAAACTGAAGAGAGAGGAAGTTGCTCGTAAGGAAAAGACAATGTTGTGTAAATTTCTGAAAAGGGGACACAGGTctgcactgaaaaagaaatagaagaataTAATATAATGAAAGTTATAATTAAAGTTAATATACATaagtttatggaaaaaaaatactccaacGGATTGCAAGAGTGGCTGATAAATACAATTAAGTTGATATAGTATGCCTAAGTTTCTCTAAGGTGTTTGTCTTATTACAACACAGATTTTTGCTGAGACTAGAACAATACAGAACCTGCATGACATCTCTTTACTCCATTAAAAACTTGTTAATGAGAATTTGGCAATGTGCAATATTATTGTAAACACGAGTTATCACCACGGCGAGTTTAGGAAATGGTTCCATACTACTTAAGATTTTGAACAGTGACTTGTAAAAATGGGAACATTGATTAAAGTCCAAGCTTTTGATGCCACGGGACCAGGTAAAGGTCTTTCCACCAagcctttcttcctttccttgtgTGATTTGTTCTATTGTTTTCATTGGTATTCAGTGTGGTATTTCCACAGGCTATAAACAAAAAGCACCTCTAGTCTGCCCACGTGCCACAGGCCTGTAGCACTTGCTTCAATTAATGCCTGTCCAAGAAATTTAGTGAGAGTCAACCTAGTCTCTCCCCTAAAGgccagctgcttctcctgctaAATACAGTCAGTTCTGCAGTGCCATGGAGGTGATCTgtcagggcagggagggaagaaaacttTCTTTCAGGTTGGTGCACAGCTAAAGATCCCAGAGTAGTGCTTGTGACAGAATCTATGCAGAGATATGTCTTTGACCTCTTCAGTTGCTCTCCGTGCTCCTTGGGCAGGCATCTGTAATCCTCACCCATCCCCTTCATCTTGCTCATGCTGTGGAGCCATGCCAACCGCATCTTCTGTATTAAGATACAGAAATAATGTCACAGTGAGATTGTCCAGGCATTTGGAGAGCTAGTATTGATGGAGATTCAAGTTACTTGTAAAGTCTGATAAAGAAGGGGAAATGTCAGTGGGACTGattctgctttggtttttattCTTTACACTTGTGCTGAATTatagttttttttcattactctAAGCCAATTTTTTAATCtacttttttttggggggcggGGGTGGGAAGCAGCTGATGAACTGAATCAGATCAACCATACCTTTGTGAAGAACCTGGAATTTCAGTGTATACACTGTTGTTCCTATTGTAAAAGGACTAATAGCTCATTGcctcaattatttttcctgcaacTAAACACTTGTTGTTAATCTTGGATGGTATGACAGCATTTATCAATCCACATACATATGTGCTGTTATAGGATGCAAGAATGTACCTGATGAAAGTAGCTGTATCCCAAGAAATGGTATTTCTGACAAGCAGAATCCCTGCACAGAGACTCAAGTGATGATCAAGTCAGGCTCTGTCACACATGAATTGTGGATTTCTGTGATTACACGACCATGGATGAAAGTTTCTTGATTaacataaatgttatttttgcttgcttttaataCTGTAGCAGCTCAAAAGTGTGAAAAAGTTTTATTCTAGTTTGCTTCATTTTCGTTTTCCACCTTTTCTGGCAGAGCAGAGAACTTCTTGTGCTCACGTATGGGGCTTTGGTAGCCCAGCTGTGCAAGGACTATGAAAAAGATGAAGATGTCAACACCTGTTTAGATAGAATGTAAGTACTGCTTCAAATGTTCAGCTTTATCGATAAAGCTATTTATCCACCTGTGTGTTActtttcagctttatttctgttatcTTACAAGTTCCAGCACTTTGTCTAGGATTACAGAGAGCATGGGGATAAGGTTCAATATTCTGTCAACAGAAATAACACTAATTTGTGAATGAAGATCAACAATCAGCTTTTGGATTCTCAGA
This region of Nyctibius grandis isolate bNycGra1 chromosome 1, bNycGra1.pri, whole genome shotgun sequence genomic DNA includes:
- the CALHM4 gene encoding calcium homeostasis modulator protein 4; this encodes MTFLPKWLTFLKGKEVVIANAIIAILTIGGQQLFSFFTFSCPCHVGQNLIYGLAFLGAPALILLVVGYALNNQTWRLVTGKRSPLQEEITPNRLLQCKLICFVLCSITGRALVAPVTWLAVTLINGSYYVCAISEYVSEHYYEANPNVTASERRRILAEFPCSQLVPPELSRARDEVILLLRYQSQVAGWLLIAVVVITVFLSYCLVSCFSPLSFLHFRYWRSYVHNEQELFDEAADQHSRFYAMQHVRKFFGFVPGSENVKEIRIPSLREWQAISGLAFLKQVDEEHYDYSLLHDWALKESVNGKYLKTDEDPVIRTQL